In the Candidatus Omnitrophota bacterium genome, one interval contains:
- a CDS encoding DNA alkylation repair protein gives MTLPQIKKTLANYSNKKKAKILQSFFKTGSGEYAEGDIFIGVTVPQIRKLAKEYQNISLVVLKKLIKSPIHEERLLALIILVLKFQEATTGKKAEIYRLYLQNTSYVNNWDLVDLTAANIVGAYLWDKNRSILFKLAKSKNLWERRIAIVSTAYFIKNNQFKDTLKVAKMLLCDKEDLIHKATGWMLREVGKRDQSLEERFLSKYQLKMPRITVRYAIERFPEARRQAYLKLKKS, from the coding sequence ATGACTTTGCCGCAGATTAAAAAGACTCTTGCTAATTATAGTAATAAGAAAAAAGCTAAAATCTTACAGAGTTTTTTTAAAACTGGTTCCGGTGAATATGCTGAAGGTGATATTTTTATCGGAGTCACTGTGCCTCAAATTCGTAAACTTGCCAAAGAATATCAAAATATAAGCCTGGTTGTTTTAAAAAAACTTATTAAATCACCAATTCACGAAGAACGCTTATTAGCACTGATAATTCTTGTTTTAAAATTTCAAGAAGCTACTACTGGCAAGAAAGCCGAAATTTATAGATTATATTTACAAAACACCAGCTATGTTAACAATTGGGACTTAGTTGATTTAACTGCTGCCAATATTGTTGGGGCTTACCTTTGGGATAAGAACCGAAGCATTTTATTTAAATTAGCGAAATCAAAGAACCTTTGGGAAAGACGAATAGCCATTGTTTCAACAGCTTACTTCATAAAAAATAATCAGTTTAAAGATACTTTAAAAGTAGCTAAAATGTTACTTTGCGACAAAGAAGATTTAATTCATAAGGCAACTGGTTGGATGTTACGTGAGGTTGGTAAGCGTGACCAGTCGTTAGAGGAGAGGTTTTTAAGTAAATATCAGCTAAAAATGCCCCGAATCACAGTTAGATATGCCATTGAGAGATTTCCTGAGGCCAGAAGACAAGCCTACCTTAAATTAAAAAAATCTTAA
- a CDS encoding DUF3137 domain-containing protein produces the protein MKTIRELEDYYSTVLWSELKILEQQRKQVLKKIYIVVAIITPLAIILALLAHVVHFIFFGIVGCIVATQIISSAYRKNFKSSIIEKIIKAVDGNLQYSPTKYISLDDFTESKIFNLRPNRYKGDDYIQGTIDKTQVRFSELHAAHESGSGKNRNRTPIFNGLFFIADFNKSFKGITVVLPDIAERLFGGIGKMLQSWNKMRGEPIRLEDPEFEKFFAVYGSDQIEARYILSTSLMKRIADFRKKTKKAIYISFVKSKIFVAIPYARRLFEPRIFKTLLDFAPIKQYYEDLGMAVSIAEDLNLNTRIWTKA, from the coding sequence ATGAAAACGATAAGAGAACTAGAAGATTACTATAGCACCGTGCTTTGGTCAGAATTAAAAATCCTAGAGCAGCAACGCAAGCAAGTATTAAAAAAAATCTATATAGTAGTGGCGATCATTACGCCTTTGGCCATAATCTTAGCCCTTCTAGCCCATGTGGTTCACTTTATATTTTTCGGCATTGTTGGCTGTATTGTAGCCACACAGATAATTTCAAGTGCTTACCGGAAAAATTTCAAAAGTAGCATAATTGAGAAAATTATTAAGGCGGTTGATGGCAATCTGCAATATTCGCCAACCAAGTACATATCCTTAGATGATTTTACTGAAAGTAAGATTTTTAACTTGCGGCCGAACAGATATAAAGGTGACGATTATATCCAAGGAACCATAGATAAAACCCAGGTTAGATTTTCAGAATTGCACGCCGCGCATGAATCCGGTAGCGGCAAAAATAGAAACCGAACTCCGATTTTTAATGGACTATTTTTTATTGCTGATTTTAATAAGTCCTTTAAGGGTATTACTGTGGTTTTGCCAGATATTGCCGAACGGCTCTTTGGTGGTATTGGAAAAATGCTACAATCCTGGAATAAGATGCGAGGAGAACCCATAAGGTTAGAAGACCCGGAGTTTGAAAAATTTTTTGCAGTATACGGAAGTGACCAGATCGAGGCTCGCTATATTCTTTCAACAAGCTTAATGAAACGAATCGCTGACTTCAGAAAGAAAACCAAAAAAGCAATCTACATTTCATTTGTAAAATCAAAAATATTTGTCGCAATACCTTATGCCCGAAGGCTCTTTGAGCCGCGGATATTTAAAACTCTCTTGGACTTTGCGCCGATAAAACAATACTATGAAGATTTAGGTATGGCTGTTAGCATAGCCGAAGATCTCAATTTAAATACACGTATTTGGACGAAAGCCTAG
- a CDS encoding LemA family protein, producing the protein MLPTIIILGVLVLIPVFLYNSLVGKKNQVQNVFASIDTLLKKRYDLIPNLIATVKTYMQHERGTLTEITEMRAKAVSSSLSDDQKVDLDNKMTKALGGIMVAVENYPDLKANQNFLQLQGTLNEVEEQISAARRAYNASVTDYNNAVEMFPTNIVASMMNYKRKQVFEIVEKERKNVSVKDLFNK; encoded by the coding sequence ATGTTACCAACAATTATTATTCTCGGGGTACTGGTTTTAATTCCGGTTTTTCTTTACAATAGCTTGGTTGGAAAAAAGAACCAGGTCCAAAATGTATTTGCCAGTATCGACACTTTACTGAAGAAAAGGTATGACCTTATTCCGAATCTAATCGCTACAGTTAAAACTTACATGCAACATGAAAGGGGCACCTTAACTGAAATAACTGAGATGAGAGCTAAGGCTGTTTCCAGTTCACTTTCTGATGATCAAAAGGTTGACCTGGATAATAAAATGACCAAAGCTTTGGGCGGAATAATGGTCGCTGTTGAGAATTATCCAGATCTTAAGGCCAATCAGAATTTCCTACAGCTTCAGGGGACTTTAAATGAAGTAGAGGAACAGATTTCGGCAGCTCGCCGAGCCTACAATGCTTCAGTTACTGATTACAATAATGCGGTTGAAATGTTTCCGACTAATATAGTAGCTTCAATGATGAATTATAAACGCAAGCAAGTATTTGAAATAGTTGAAAAAGAACGTAAAAACGTTAGCGTAAAGGATCTTTTTAATAAGTAA
- a CDS encoding DNA polymerase IV, translated as MLKYILHVDMDAFFAAVEQRDNPNLAGKPIIIGADPKKGNGRGVVSTCSYEARKFGIYSSLPISLAYKKCPQGVFLPVNMDKYHQASEEIYKIFYNFTPKVEPISIDEAFLDITGSFHLFGGPKKTCQALKDQIKKTTGLTASVGCAPTKMAAKIASDLEKPDGLVMVTESNLRDFLHPLEINKIWGLGKKSTAVFKERGIKTIGDLAEKKLETIIEIFGENGRHWWELAKGIDQRPVEANDQIKSISNEITFERDTNDKELIKDTLVGLSEKVSRRLRSEGLKARTITLKIRLKGYKTYTRSLTLIAATNFVDTIYKTARKLLSDFELKKREVRLLGVKASNCMDSEIKDSLFEGEKDKKKERVHQAVDSIRNKFGNQAIYRAKKTFLS; from the coding sequence ATGCTAAAGTACATCCTGCATGTAGATATGGATGCCTTTTTCGCTGCTGTTGAGCAGCGCGATAATCCGAATTTAGCTGGTAAACCAATAATTATTGGTGCTGACCCCAAAAAAGGAAATGGTAGGGGGGTGGTTTCAACTTGTTCTTATGAGGCTCGGAAATTTGGGATATATTCAAGCTTGCCGATATCCTTGGCCTACAAGAAATGTCCTCAGGGCGTTTTTCTTCCGGTTAATATGGATAAATATCATCAAGCCTCAGAAGAAATCTATAAAATATTTTATAATTTTACACCTAAGGTCGAGCCGATTAGTATTGACGAAGCTTTTTTGGATATAACTGGGAGTTTTCACCTTTTTGGCGGCCCAAAGAAAACCTGCCAAGCACTTAAAGACCAGATAAAAAAAACAACTGGACTTACCGCTTCAGTTGGTTGCGCTCCGACCAAGATGGCTGCCAAGATTGCTTCTGATCTTGAAAAACCTGACGGCTTAGTTATGGTTACCGAAAGTAATTTGCGTGACTTTCTTCATCCTTTAGAAATTAATAAAATTTGGGGATTAGGTAAAAAAAGTACTGCAGTTTTTAAAGAGCGAGGCATAAAAACTATCGGTGATTTAGCGGAAAAAAAATTAGAAACGATAATCGAAATTTTTGGTGAAAATGGTCGACACTGGTGGGAGCTAGCCAAAGGAATTGATCAACGTCCAGTAGAAGCCAACGATCAAATAAAATCAATAAGCAACGAAATTACTTTCGAGCGTGACACTAACGATAAAGAGCTAATTAAAGATACCCTGGTTGGGCTTTCAGAGAAGGTTTCACGCCGCCTGCGTTCAGAAGGTTTAAAGGCAAGGACGATAACTTTAAAGATACGTCTTAAAGGTTACAAAACCTACACTCGATCGTTAACCTTGATTGCCGCTACTAACTTTGTCGATACAATCTATAAGACGGCTAGAAAACTTTTGTCGGACTTTGAACTTAAAAAAAGAGAAGTACGCCTGTTAGGTGTTAAAGCATCGAACTGTATGGACTCTGAAATCAAAGATAGTCTTTTTGAGGGAGAAAAAGATAAAAAGAAAGAAAGGGTTCATCAGGCAGTAGATTCAATAAGAAATAAATTCGGCAACCAGGCTATTTATCGAGCCAAAAAAACATTTTTAAGCTAA
- a CDS encoding M48 family metallopeptidase, producing the protein MNPYLVIILAILIGEYVLRVTVEMLNISSVGFSLPAEFEGYYNPEDYSRSQKYLKENTYFSLIQKTVFTTVVIIFILSGGFNLVDRISRDLSSNIEFSGLIFAGIIVFGLQIIEIPFSIYQTFVIEEKYGFNKTTVKTFITDLIKNWILLVIIAGPAFYLIVRLFVEFSDQGAWLWCWLATVLLSTFFIFIAPVLILPLFNKFTPLEDGELKKAVSDYANSQKFKIKGIFKIDGSRRSSKSNAFFTGLGKSRRIALFDTLIQKHTTEEIVSVLAHEVGHYKKKHIIKRLLLSALTKGLMFYLLSFFIKNPGLFNAFRMDEISVYAGLIFFSFLYTPISFIFSIFGNLLSRKHEYEADRYAVRTYQNPEAFISALKKLTVNNLSNLSPHRLKVFLDYSHPPVLKRVEAIRKMP; encoded by the coding sequence ATGAATCCTTATTTAGTTATTATTTTAGCTATTTTAATCGGCGAGTATGTCTTGCGGGTGACCGTAGAGATGTTAAATATTTCCTCAGTTGGTTTTAGTCTACCTGCAGAATTTGAAGGTTATTATAATCCTGAGGACTATAGTCGTTCGCAAAAATACCTTAAAGAAAATACTTACTTTAGTCTTATTCAAAAAACCGTCTTTACGACAGTTGTTATCATTTTTATTCTAAGCGGAGGATTCAATTTAGTTGACCGAATCTCCCGAGATTTGAGCTCAAATATTGAGTTTAGCGGTTTAATTTTTGCCGGAATTATTGTTTTCGGACTTCAAATTATTGAGATACCTTTTTCTATTTATCAGACCTTTGTTATTGAAGAGAAGTATGGATTCAATAAAACTACCGTAAAAACTTTTATTACTGATCTAATTAAAAACTGGATATTGTTGGTAATTATTGCCGGTCCGGCTTTCTATTTAATTGTACGTCTTTTTGTCGAGTTTAGCGATCAGGGAGCTTGGCTTTGGTGTTGGTTGGCTACGGTTCTCTTAAGTACTTTTTTTATTTTTATTGCTCCGGTGTTAATTTTACCGCTTTTTAACAAATTTACCCCCTTAGAAGATGGGGAGCTTAAAAAGGCGGTTAGCGATTATGCTAATTCGCAAAAGTTCAAGATAAAGGGTATTTTTAAAATTGATGGGTCGCGTCGGTCAAGTAAGTCTAACGCTTTTTTTACTGGTTTAGGCAAATCTCGTCGGATTGCTTTATTTGACACTTTAATTCAAAAACACACTACTGAAGAAATTGTTTCTGTTTTAGCACATGAAGTTGGCCACTATAAAAAGAAACATATTATAAAACGTCTTTTACTCTCAGCATTAACTAAAGGTCTGATGTTTTACCTGCTTTCATTTTTTATAAAAAATCCTGGGCTATTCAATGCTTTTAGAATGGATGAAATATCAGTTTACGCTGGGCTTATATTCTTTAGCTTCCTTTATACACCAATTAGTTTTATTTTTTCAATATTCGGTAATTTGCTTTCGCGAAAACATGAATATGAAGCTGATCGCTATGCGGTAAGGACCTATCAAAATCCGGAGGCCTTTATCTCGGCGCTTAAAAAGCTCACTGTAAACAATCTTTCTAATTTAAGCCCGCATCGATTAAAGGTATTTTTGGATTATAGTCATCCGCCGGTATTGAAACGGGTCGAAGCTATTCGTAAGATGCCCTAA
- a CDS encoding mechanosensitive ion channel family protein — MQEFSEYIILGNSLQDYIVHIGAFLLACVVIKIFELIILKKLRSLAAKTLTSIDDFLAEIIEKIAIPIFYLAAFYLSLKTLTLSEQVNRGLGVLVMALITFFTVRLLIRIITYSLDVYWRKSRRSETLKNSLEGVLRVTKFIIWALAIIFYLDNLGFKISTVIAGLGIGGVAIALAAQAVLKDLFSYFSIIFDRPFEVGDFVIVGDLLGTVENIGIKTTRIRSLGGEQLVFSNSDLTDSRLRNYKRMQKRRVMFQLGTTYDTSLSKLKEIPKIIGEIIEGVEGATLDRAHFFSYGEFNLIFEVVYYVLSSDYNKYMDIQQEINLGIKGEFEKKKIEFAFPTQTVHLTK, encoded by the coding sequence ATGCAAGAATTTTCAGAGTACATTATACTTGGCAACTCATTACAGGATTATATTGTTCATATTGGTGCATTCCTGTTAGCTTGTGTTGTAATAAAGATATTCGAGCTCATCATTTTAAAAAAACTCAGAAGTTTAGCTGCAAAGACGCTTACTAGTATTGATGATTTCTTAGCTGAAATTATTGAGAAAATAGCTATTCCGATTTTTTACCTTGCGGCCTTCTACTTAAGTCTTAAAACCTTGACCTTAAGTGAACAGGTTAATCGCGGCCTAGGCGTTCTAGTGATGGCGCTAATAACTTTTTTTACGGTCCGTTTATTGATTCGTATAATTACCTATAGTTTAGATGTTTATTGGCGAAAGTCTAGGCGCAGTGAAACTTTAAAGAATAGTCTAGAGGGTGTTTTGAGGGTTACTAAGTTTATTATTTGGGCCCTGGCTATTATTTTCTATTTAGACAACTTAGGTTTTAAAATATCAACGGTTATTGCCGGGTTGGGTATTGGTGGTGTAGCCATTGCTTTGGCTGCCCAAGCAGTTCTAAAGGATTTATTTAGTTATTTTTCAATTATTTTTGACCGTCCCTTTGAAGTTGGCGATTTTGTTATTGTTGGCGATCTTTTGGGAACAGTAGAAAACATTGGAATTAAAACTACTCGAATTCGCAGTTTAGGCGGCGAACAGCTAGTTTTTTCTAACTCTGATTTGACGGATTCTCGCTTACGTAATTATAAGCGAATGCAGAAACGAAGAGTGATGTTTCAGCTGGGTACTACTTATGACACATCTCTTTCTAAGTTAAAAGAAATACCTAAGATTATTGGGGAGATAATTGAAGGTGTTGAGGGTGCCACTTTGGATCGAGCTCATTTCTTTTCTTATGGTGAGTTTAATCTTATTTTTGAGGTAGTCTATTACGTGCTTAGCAGTGATTATAATAAATATATGGATATTCAACAAGAGATAAACCTGGGCATTAAGGGTGAATTTGAGAAGAAAAAGATTGAATTTGCTTTTCCTACTCAGACTGTTCATCTGACAAAGTAA
- a CDS encoding diguanylate cyclase — MIDTIHKILIISSDSQLKEVLRFCFDGWGYEVFLREFTQPQDIEKIKRISPDVIVIDIQSARKEQLAMCRLLKENFATAFTPVITLINKRQLRAQLLSLKQGVDDYLIKPPDPLDLRIRIEMAARRAQHSIYASSLTGLPGAKIFEDALNEKFKTGKPFSFAYLDIDNFKSFNDVYGYRKGDGVILHTTHLLIDAVKKFGNSDDFIGHIGGDDFVFISTMDKYAQICHNFIKSFDTIIPFHYSEIDRNQGFVVNRDRTRKLTNTPLMTISIAVVNREYTSGIENMIQLNEKVTEIKRYLKTIPESKFMVDRRDTKTNKDATPEIYHRKTTNDKPLGQILIERKAISQNQLDEALLIHWKRGIMLGEILKELGFVTETELASTLEIQKSKVRYSISEN, encoded by the coding sequence ATGATTGATACTATACATAAAATTTTAATTATCTCTTCGGATAGTCAATTAAAAGAGGTTCTGCGCTTTTGTTTTGACGGTTGGGGATACGAAGTTTTCCTACGTGAATTTACTCAACCGCAAGATATCGAAAAAATAAAAAGAATTTCCCCTGATGTCATAGTCATTGATATTCAATCAGCCCGTAAAGAACAATTAGCCATGTGTCGGCTTTTAAAAGAAAATTTTGCCACTGCTTTTACTCCGGTCATAACTTTAATCAATAAGCGGCAATTACGCGCTCAATTATTAAGTCTAAAGCAAGGAGTCGATGATTATTTGATAAAACCACCAGACCCGCTTGATTTACGTATTCGAATTGAAATGGCTGCAAGACGCGCCCAACACAGTATTTATGCGAGTTCCTTAACTGGTCTTCCTGGTGCTAAAATATTTGAGGATGCCTTAAATGAAAAGTTTAAAACTGGAAAACCATTTTCATTTGCTTATTTAGATATTGATAATTTTAAATCTTTCAATGATGTCTATGGCTACCGTAAAGGTGACGGAGTAATTCTTCATACAACTCACTTGTTAATTGACGCGGTAAAAAAATTCGGAAATTCTGATGATTTTATCGGTCATATTGGAGGAGATGATTTTGTTTTTATCAGCACCATGGATAAATACGCACAAATATGCCACAATTTTATTAAAAGTTTCGATACGATTATTCCTTTTCATTACTCTGAAATAGATCGCAACCAAGGTTTTGTGGTTAATCGCGATCGAACTCGTAAATTAACAAATACACCTTTGATGACAATTTCGATTGCCGTAGTCAATCGAGAGTACACTTCTGGTATCGAAAATATGATTCAGCTTAATGAAAAAGTTACCGAAATAAAGCGTTACCTCAAAACTATCCCTGAGAGCAAATTTATGGTTGATCGTCGTGACACCAAAACAAATAAAGACGCAACACCGGAAATCTATCATCGAAAGACAACCAATGATAAACCTTTAGGTCAGATATTAATTGAACGAAAGGCAATTTCTCAAAATCAGCTCGATGAAGCTCTTTTAATTCATTGGAAAAGAGGAATTATGCTTGGAGAAATTTTAAAAGAACTCGGGTTTGTAACTGAAACCGAACTGGCTAGCACTTTGGAAATACAAAAATCTAAAGTTCGGTATTCGATTTCGGAAAATTAA
- the fusA gene encoding elongation factor G yields MKEKQRQSEWVSKEEYSLLEEQSEELKNELEIKSKELELKGKDIEKIDQERIRILNKLREIKRSGVIKDDELADILLIEDGDSQKESSNLENELVQAQPSEPISETKEFEELPSDKESLKEDESLIQGQEGETKDLTQGQPETASEEVTPELSAQEPEIQAEPKPEAVKKVEEPLPERKIELGKIRNIGIMAHIDAGKTTLTERVLFYTGRSHKIGEVHDGAAQMDWMKQEQERGITITSAATTCSWKDCQITIIDTPGHVDFTAEVERSLRVLDGAVAVFCAVGGVESQTETVWRQSDKYHVPKIAFINKMDRVGADFFKVLEEIENTIGAKPVALQIPIGKEGDFKGIIDLINMKMHLYNDESLGKDIRSEDIHESYKEIAQRYRHSLVDRVASYDGKLMEKYLQSEESISKDDLTEALRKATVSNKIVPVFCGSALKNKGVQDLLDAVVAYLPSPAEIPPVIGSDPDDKEKSLERKPQDDEFFSALAFKVQADQHVGKLIYARIYSGCLRAGTYVLNATKNKKERIGRIVRMHANQRENVDAVFAGDIAAIVGLSSTLTGDTLSDIQNPILLESIEFSEPVVSISIKPESRSDQDRMAKGLAKLAEEDPTFNAHTDEETSETILSGMGELHLEIIVERLKEEFKVSAQAGQPKVAYKETILQSTSEEYKHAKQSGGRGQYGHVAIELSPNEEAAGFEFKDSIKGGAIPKNYIPAVEKGIIEAMKKGSYAGYPVVDVKVKLVDGSYHEVDSSELAFKIAARTCFKNAFLKASPVLLEPCMSLEVLTPEEHTSGIVGYLCARRGKILGMDSKGNQKLISAEAPLSEMFGYVTNLRSLSSGRASCSMHFKKYTQVPKEIAQKIIEEQKKVV; encoded by the coding sequence ATGAAAGAAAAACAACGTCAAAGCGAATGGGTATCTAAAGAAGAGTACTCTCTTTTAGAAGAACAAAGTGAAGAATTAAAAAATGAGTTAGAGATTAAATCTAAGGAGTTGGAGCTAAAAGGTAAAGATATCGAAAAAATTGATCAGGAGCGGATTCGTATTCTTAATAAATTACGCGAGATTAAACGAAGCGGCGTTATTAAGGACGATGAGTTAGCAGATATTCTTTTAATTGAGGACGGTGATTCTCAAAAAGAATCTTCCAATCTTGAGAATGAGTTAGTTCAGGCGCAGCCAAGTGAACCTATTTCAGAAACTAAGGAATTTGAAGAGTTACCTTCAGATAAAGAATCGCTAAAGGAAGACGAATCTTTAATCCAAGGGCAGGAAGGTGAAACTAAAGATTTGACCCAAGGGCAACCTGAAACCGCAAGTGAAGAAGTGACTCCGGAGCTATCGGCTCAAGAACCAGAAATACAAGCCGAGCCTAAGCCTGAAGCAGTAAAAAAAGTAGAGGAGCCACTGCCGGAGAGAAAAATAGAACTGGGCAAGATCCGTAATATTGGGATTATGGCCCATATTGATGCTGGGAAAACTACTCTTACTGAAAGAGTTCTTTTCTATACCGGCCGGTCGCACAAAATCGGCGAAGTTCATGACGGGGCAGCTCAGATGGATTGGATGAAACAAGAACAGGAAAGAGGTATAACTATAACTTCAGCTGCAACCACTTGTAGTTGGAAAGATTGCCAAATTACTATTATTGATACCCCCGGCCACGTTGATTTTACCGCTGAAGTTGAAAGATCGTTAAGGGTCCTAGATGGGGCAGTTGCTGTATTTTGTGCGGTGGGAGGAGTAGAGTCTCAAACTGAAACCGTATGGCGCCAATCGGATAAATATCATGTACCGAAGATAGCCTTTATAAATAAAATGGATCGGGTCGGGGCTGATTTTTTTAAGGTTTTAGAAGAGATCGAAAATACTATTGGGGCTAAACCAGTTGCCTTACAGATACCGATCGGTAAGGAAGGTGACTTTAAAGGCATAATTGATCTTATTAATATGAAAATGCATCTTTATAATGACGAATCCTTAGGCAAAGATATTAGGTCGGAAGATATTCATGAAAGCTATAAAGAAATCGCTCAAAGATACCGCCATAGTTTGGTTGATCGGGTAGCCTCTTATGATGGTAAATTAATGGAAAAATACTTACAGTCAGAGGAGTCAATCAGCAAAGACGATCTGACTGAGGCTTTGCGCAAAGCTACAGTTTCAAATAAGATTGTTCCGGTTTTTTGCGGGTCAGCATTAAAAAATAAGGGTGTTCAAGACTTGCTTGATGCAGTTGTTGCCTATCTACCTTCTCCGGCTGAAATTCCGCCAGTTATTGGTTCTGACCCCGATGATAAAGAAAAAAGCTTGGAACGTAAGCCTCAAGATGATGAATTTTTTTCAGCGCTTGCTTTTAAGGTCCAAGCTGACCAGCATGTAGGTAAATTGATCTATGCTCGAATCTATTCGGGATGCTTAAGGGCCGGAACTTATGTTTTAAATGCAACTAAAAATAAAAAAGAGCGTATCGGGAGAATTGTTCGAATGCATGCTAACCAACGAGAAAATGTTGACGCAGTGTTTGCCGGTGATATTGCGGCAATTGTCGGTCTCAGTTCCACTTTAACCGGCGATACACTCTCTGACATTCAAAATCCAATATTACTTGAGTCAATTGAATTTTCTGAGCCAGTCGTTTCAATCAGCATAAAACCGGAGAGTCGTTCCGATCAGGATAGGATGGCCAAGGGTTTAGCTAAACTAGCAGAAGAAGACCCCACTTTTAACGCTCATACCGACGAGGAAACCTCTGAAACAATTCTTTCTGGTATGGGAGAATTACATCTTGAAATAATCGTTGAACGTTTGAAGGAAGAATTTAAGGTTTCAGCGCAGGCCGGTCAGCCTAAAGTTGCCTATAAAGAAACAATCCTTCAGTCTACTAGCGAAGAGTATAAACATGCTAAGCAAAGCGGAGGCAGAGGCCAATACGGCCACGTAGCGATTGAGCTTTCTCCTAATGAAGAAGCTGCTGGTTTTGAATTTAAAGATAGCATTAAAGGTGGAGCAATACCTAAAAACTATATACCGGCAGTTGAGAAAGGTATTATTGAAGCAATGAAAAAAGGTTCTTATGCCGGTTATCCGGTGGTCGATGTTAAGGTAAAGCTCGTTGATGGTTCATACCATGAAGTTGATTCTTCAGAGTTAGCGTTTAAAATTGCTGCAAGAACTTGCTTTAAAAACGCTTTTTTAAAAGCGAGTCCGGTTCTTCTTGAGCCTTGCATGAGCTTGGAAGTACTTACTCCAGAAGAGCATACTAGTGGTATTGTTGGTTATCTTTGTGCGCGTCGGGGGAAAATTTTAGGTATGGATTCAAAAGGTAACCAAAAGCTAATTTCGGCTGAGGCTCCACTTTCGGAAATGTTTGGTTACGTAACCAATCTTAGGTCTTTATCTAGTGGCCGGGCAAGTTGCTCAATGCATTTTAAAAAGTACACCCAGGTACCAAAGGAAATAGCCCAAAAAATAATTGAGGAACAGAAGAAAGTGGTATAA
- a CDS encoding GatB/YqeY domain-containing protein yields MLEEKIYQDFIAARKAKEKVSSDLLGIIRSELKNKAIDLKKDKVDDTEGLTGLKKQQKRLLDTKKSIAQSQRNDLIANTNQEIALLEKYLPKPLADDELIKIIEIAISDANASSIKDMGRVMKEVIAKVGVRADSKKVSQIVKEKLSA; encoded by the coding sequence ATGTTAGAAGAAAAAATTTACCAGGATTTTATAGCTGCCCGCAAAGCCAAAGAAAAGGTGAGTTCTGACCTTCTCGGTATTATTCGCTCAGAACTCAAAAACAAGGCTATTGATTTAAAAAAAGATAAAGTTGATGATACGGAAGGTTTAACAGGACTCAAAAAACAGCAAAAACGCCTCCTTGATACTAAAAAAAGTATTGCTCAGTCACAAAGAAACGATTTGATTGCTAACACTAATCAAGAAATCGCCCTTTTAGAAAAATATCTGCCTAAACCGCTTGCTGATGATGAATTGATAAAAATTATCGAAATAGCTATTTCGGATGCTAATGCTTCCTCAATTAAAGATATGGGTCGAGTAATGAAAGAAGTGATCGCTAAGGTTGGCGTTCGGGCTGATTCGAAAAAAGTTAGCCAAATAGTTAAAGAGAAACTTTCAGCTTAA
- a CDS encoding anti-sigma factor antagonist (This anti-anti-sigma factor, or anti-sigma factor antagonist, belongs to a family that includes characterized members SpoIIAA, RsbV, RsfA, and RsfB.) — protein MKIDIREKEGMAILDLEGNIDINASNFVETVGWVLSNKSKNVICNFEGVNLIDYVGISLIAVIYKNVSNHQGAMKLCNVPSHVMKLFSIVGLDRIFEYHVTEDHAIKKIKEEKNIIESSDSQFRRRFKRIPFNSSIEYRQKFSSQDEFYSGKIINLSGDGVFVAAQKLFSMGDLLHTRIHLIPEPGTLEVDAKIVWISDQEIQPEDFPGMGLEFNDINPEIQEKIVLFVEKHTTHSAQE, from the coding sequence ATGAAGATAGATATTCGTGAAAAAGAGGGCATGGCCATTTTGGACCTAGAAGGGAATATTGATATCAATGCCTCTAATTTTGTTGAAACTGTTGGCTGGGTTCTTAGTAATAAATCCAAGAACGTCATTTGTAATTTTGAAGGTGTTAATTTAATTGATTATGTAGGCATATCACTTATTGCCGTAATTTATAAAAATGTATCGAATCATCAGGGAGCAATGAAGCTATGCAATGTTCCCTCCCATGTAATGAAATTATTTTCAATCGTAGGTTTAGATCGAATCTTTGAATATCATGTTACCGAAGATCATGCGATAAAGAAGATTAAGGAAGAAAAGAATATCATTGAGTCATCAGACAGTCAGTTTCGTCGACGCTTTAAACGAATACCGTTTAACTCCAGTATTGAATACCGACAGAAGTTTTCTAGTCAAGATGAGTTCTATAGCGGAAAAATTATCAATTTAAGCGGGGATGGAGTTTTTGTAGCTGCCCAAAAATTATTTTCAATGGGTGATTTATTACATACTCGAATACACCTAATTCCTGAACCAGGTACACTTGAAGTTGATGCTAAAATAGTCTGGATTTCTGACCAAGAGATACAGCCGGAAGATTTTCCCGGTATGGGGCTTGAATTTAATGACATAAATCCTGAAATTCAAGAAAAAATAGTACTTTTTGTTGAAAAACATACAACTCATTCGGCACAGGAATAG